The following is a genomic window from Armatimonadota bacterium.
CTCGCGTCGCGTTTGACGGCGAGAGTGCGGGCCCAGCGGTGCTGGCACTGCGCGAGGCGGTCGAGCAACGGCGCGGGCGACTCGTCATCGAGCGCGCGCCGATCGGGGCGAAGCTGGCCTCAGGCACCTGGGGCACCGGACATCCCGGCGAGAACATTATGCGCGCGCTGAAGGCTGAGTTCGATCCCAAGGGCGTGCTCAGCCCAGGCCGGTTTGTGGGAGGAATCTGAGTGGCCGATCCAGCGCTGGACGCCATCCAAGAGCAGGTGGCTCGCTGCAATCGCTGCGGGTTTTGCCAGGCCGCGTGCCCGATCTATCATATCACCGGGCGCGAGGCGGCCACCGCCCGCGGGCACAACGAGCATTTGCGCCGCGTCCTCGATGGCGAACTCGATCTCGACAGCGACATGGAGCCGGCGTTCGCGCAGTGCTTGCTGTGCCGTGCGTGCACGGCGCACTGCTTCCCCGCGCTGCCAACGGACCGGGCAGTGACTGCGGCGCGCAGCGGATTCAACCGACACCGGCCGGGCGCCGCCGTCGAAGAGCGCGTGATGCGAGCGGTGCTCACGGATCAAGGGCGCATGGCGCGCCTGATGAAGCTGGCGTACTTCGGGAAGCGCTCCGGGGCGCTGCGCGCGATGCGGCTCCTGCGGTGGCTGCCGTGGTTTCCCAAGGGCGCGGCGGAGGCGGACGCGATGATGCCGTCGCCGCCAGACAGCTTCCTTCGCGATCGCCTCGGGCGGCTGGGGTTGCCTGAGCAGGGGCCGCGAGGGACGATCGTGTACTTCGTCGGCTGCGGCATGAACTTCGGCTATCCTGACGCCGCCGAGGACACGCTGCGCCTGCTCGCCGAGTGCGGATACGGCATACGCGTCGCGGACAACATCTGCTGCGGCCTGCCGGCTTATACTCATGGACATCTCGACCTCGCCCGCGAGCTGGCGGAGGCCAATCTGCGCGCGATGACGGGCTCGGACCTGATTGTGGCGGACTGCGCCAGTTGCTCGTCGTTTCTCAAGCACTACGAAGAGCTGTTGGGAGGCGCGCCGGAGGCGGAGGAAGCGGCTGCATTTGCTGCCCGCGCGCGCGATCTGTCCGAGGTGATCGCGCCGGAGTTGCTGACCGGTGCGCGCCTGGAGGGCACGGTCACATACCATCAGCCCTGTCACCTCGGGCGCTACCAAGGCCTGGCGGCGCGACCCACGGAGTTGCTGGAGGCGATCGAAGAGGTGGACTTCAGGCCGCTGCGCGAAGCCGACTGGTGCTGCGGCGCGGCGGGGACGTACGTCGTGACCCAGTACGAGTTGAGCATGCAGGTCCTGGAACGTAAGATGTCCAACGTCGCGGCGACCGGCGCGGACACGGTGGTAACGTCCTGCCCGGCATGCCTCGCGCAACTGGGGTATGGTGCGCACCGGGAGGGCGTTGGGGTCCGCGTCCGGCATCTCTCCGAGGTCCTTCGCAAGGCGATGGGCTAGCGTTCGGACGGAGTCACAAACCGCTCGCGCGTGCCAGCCCGATCCGTCGTGAGACCCGAGCGACACCGGTCCGGCGTTCCCTGCGTCGGTCGTTCCCGTCACCTTGACAACGCTTTACTGGGCATAGTATTCTTCGGGCGGGTGGAACGGGGCGTGGCATGCCGCGCCCCTACGTACCTCTGGGGCGCCTGGGTCGGGCCCCTCAACTATCCCAGGAGACTCGCCATGAACGTCGCTGACATCATCCGCAAGATCGACGAGACGCCCGCGCCGAAGGTGCGCAAAGCAGCCATCGCTTACTCGGGCGGCCTGGACTCGTCTCTCGGCGTGGAGCTGCTGCGGCGCAAGTACGGGGCAGATGAGATTGTCCCCATTACGGTGGACGTCGGCCAGGGCGAGGAAGAGGTGCGCGTCAGCAAGGAGAAGGCGAAGGTTCTCCGGGTGGAGCCGATCATGATTGACGCGCGCGAGGAGTTCACCGAGGAGTGGCTGAGCAAAGCGATCCGCGCCNNNNNNN
Proteins encoded in this region:
- a CDS encoding (Fe-S)-binding protein; this translates as MADPALDAIQEQVARCNRCGFCQAACPIYHITGREAATARGHNEHLRRVLDGELDLDSDMEPAFAQCLLCRACTAHCFPALPTDRAVTAARSGFNRHRPGAAVEERVMRAVLTDQGRMARLMKLAYFGKRSGALRAMRLLRWLPWFPKGAAEADAMMPSPPDSFLRDRLGRLGLPEQGPRGTIVYFVGCGMNFGYPDAAEDTLRLLAECGYGIRVADNICCGLPAYTHGHLDLARELAEANLRAMTGSDLIVADCASCSSFLKHYEELLGGAPEAEEAAAFAARARDLSEVIAPELLTGARLEGTVTYHQPCHLGRYQGLAARPTELLEAIEEVDFRPLREADWCCGAAGTYVVTQYELSMQVLERKMSNVAATGADTVVTSCPACLAQLGYGAHREGVGVRVRHLSEVLRKAMG
- a CDS encoding argininosuccinate synthase encodes the protein MNVADIIRKIDETPAPKVRKAAIAYSGGLDSSLGVELLRRKYGADEIVPITVDVGQGEEEVRVSKEKAKVLRVEPIMIDAREEFTEEWLSKAIRA